A stretch of Telopea speciosissima isolate NSW1024214 ecotype Mountain lineage chromosome 11, Tspe_v1, whole genome shotgun sequence DNA encodes these proteins:
- the LOC122645331 gene encoding protein HEAT INTOLERANT 4-like has translation MQELMDQNSKLSLSLSLSLLCVIIIICLETMGRGSKRKASQKEEIKSPEELPKESASSRVKRVKAPVARKPESEPEYFPDKHNLEDLWQAAFPVGTEWDQLDSVYQFKWDFSHLEKLLEYNGELHGKKVYLFGCTEFQTVKFKGEDKIICIPAVVAVVSPFPPSDKIGITSVQRETEEIIPMKQMKMDWVPYIPLKDRDNQVERMKLQIYILSCTQRRAALRNLKLEHIMKYQYCLPYFYQPLKEDELEQSTIVDILYPSEPEPVVCDFDWKFDELEEFTDDLIKEQKLSEDQKDAFKEFVKEKVREAAKANQEASEARKKVLEEMSEETKAAFETMRFYKFYPVQTPDTPDVSKVKASFINRYYGKAHYIVDDDGYPRDSD, from the exons ATGCAAGAACTGATGGACCAGAACtcaaagctctctctctctctctctctctctc ttctctgtgTCATCATCATTATCTGTCTCGAAACAATGGGGAGAGGTTCGAAGAGGAAGGCGAGccagaaagaagaaatcaaatctCCTGAGGAGCTCCCTAAGGAATCTGCTTCCAGCAGAGTCAAACGAGTCAAAGCTCCTGTTGCTCGTAAACCTGAATCTGAGCCTGAATATTTTCCAGATAAGCACAATCTG GAAGATTTGTGGCAAGCTGCATTTCCTGTAGGCACAGAG TGGGATCAACTGGACTCGGTCTATCAGTTCAAGTGGGATTTTTCACACTTGGAA AAATTATTGGAATATAATGGAGAGCTTCATGGGAAAAAGGTTTACCTCTTCGGTTGTACAGAAT TTCAAACGGTCAAATTCAAGGGTGAAGATAAAATAATCTGCATTCCTGCTGTAGTGGCG GTTGTGTCTCCTTTTCCCCCTTCTGATAAGATTGGTATAACATCAGTTCAAAGGGAGACTGAAGAAATAATACCAATGAAGCAAATGAAAATGGACTGGGTTCCTTATATTCCTTTAAAAGATAG GGACAATCAAGTTGAGAGAATGAAGTTGCAAATTTATATACTGAGCTGCACTCAAAGAAG GGCTGCTTTGAGAAACCTGAAGCTGGAGCATATCATGAAGTATCAGTATTGTCTACCTT ATTTCTACCAGCCTTTGAAGGAGGATGAACTTGAGCAGAGTACAATTGTTGATATCTTATATCCGTCTGAACCAGAACCT GTCGTTTGTGATTTTGACTGGAAATTTGATGAACTTGAG GAATTTACTGATGACCTAATTAAAGAGCAAAAATTATCTGAAGATCAGAAAGATGCTTTCAAG GAATTTGTCAAGGAGAAAGTCAGAGAAGCGGCAAAAGCTAATCAAGAG GCAAGTGAAGCTCGGAAAAAAGTCCTAGAGGAAATGAGTGAGGAGACTAAAGCAGCATTTGAGACTATGCGGTTTTACAAGTTCTATCCTGTACAAACACCTGATACCCCCGACGTATCCAAAGTAAAGG CTTCCttt ATAAATCGGTACTATGGGAAGGCTCATTATATTGTGGATGATGACGGCTACCCACGAGATTCAGAT
- the LOC122645332 gene encoding heat stress transcription factor A-8-like, whose translation MQELVKVRQHQQTAEAKLHCLTTRLQGMEKAQQQMLSFLAMAMQNPGFLSQLFQQNDNWRMADTGKKRRHPTLEQGAEDDEPIASDGQIVMYQPPRNETPNPFLIPISDSNASLDQENGVNEIFMNMDFMTSPMEKDLLSSENGDPFMLTDLLDDGELLEQLLLAGPFLENVEETESNIPESMDTGMEIESAEYNSSVDVMRKVESTGHDNSLETSQKLDILTEQMGLLASETDSTQEVSSISK comes from the coding sequence ATGCAGGAGTTGGTTAAGGTCAGGCAGCACCAGCAAACTGCAGAAGCTAAACTCCATTGCTTGACAACACGCCTTCAAGGAATGGAGAAGGCACAGCAACAGATGTTATCTTTCTTGGCAATGGCAATGCAGAATCCTGGGTTTTTGTCTCAGTTGTTTCAACAAAATGACAACTGGCGCATGGCTGACACAGGCAAGAAGAGACGGCACCCCACACTAGAACAAGGTGCAGAAGATGACGAGCCTATAGCTTCTGATGGGCAGATAGTGATGTACCAGCCACCAAGGAATGAGACCCCAAATCCTTTTCTCATACCAATCTCGGATTCAAATGCATCTTTGGATCAGGAAAATGGAGTGAATGAGATTTTCATGAATATGGATTTCATGACTTCACCAATGGAGAAAGACTTGCTGTCTTCAGAAAATGGTGACCCATTTATGCTCACTGATTTACTAGATGATGGTGAATTGTTGGAGCAGCTTCTACTAGCTGGTCCATTCTTGGAGAATGTTGAAGAGACTGAGTCAAATATTCCAGAGTCCATGGATACTGGGATGGAAATCGAATCAGCAGAATATAATTCCAGTGTAGATGTTATGCGGAAGGTGGAATCAACTGGACATGATAACAGTTTAGAGACCTCACAGAAGTTGGACATCCTAACGGAACAAATGGGACTTCTAGCATCTGAAACTGATAGCACACAAGAGGTTTCTTCCATTTCTAAATAA